A single window of Zea mays cultivar B73 chromosome 10, Zm-B73-REFERENCE-NAM-5.0, whole genome shotgun sequence DNA harbors:
- the LOC100273317 gene encoding Eukaryotic translation initiation factor 1A has product MPKNKGKGGKNRKRGKNEADDDKRELVFKEDGQEYAQVTRMLGNGRCEATCVDGTRRLCHIRGKMHKKVWIAAGDIVLVGLRDYQDDKADVILKYMNDEARLLKAYGELPETLRLNEGVDVDGPEEGEENGDYNYIQFEDEDIDKI; this is encoded by the coding sequence ATGCCGAAGAACAAGGGTAAGGGAGGCAAGAACCGGAAGCGTGGAAAGAACGAGGCTGACGACGACAAGCGCGAGCTCGTCTTCAAGGAAGACGGGCAGGAGTATGCGCAGGTGACCCGGATGCTCGGCAACGGGCGGTGCGAGGCCACCTGCGTGGACGGCACGCGTCGCCTCTGCCATATCCGGGGCAAGATGCACAAGAAGGTGTGGATCGCGGCCGGGGACATCGTCCTCGTCGGCCTCCGCGACTACCAGGACGACAAGGCCGACGTCATCCTCAAGTACATGAACGACGAGGCGCGCCTGCTCAAGGCCTACGGGGAGCTTCCCGAGACGCTCAGGCTCAACGAGGGCGTCGACGTCGATGGGCCCGAGGAGGGCGAGGAGAACGGCGACTACAACTACATCCAGTTCGAGGACGAGGACATCGACAAGATCTAA
- the LOC606478 gene encoding protein disulfide isomerase11 precursor has product MAARVLPPPPLPLVLLLLLLPLSARDTVAAGEDFPRDGRVIDLDESNFEAALGVIDFLFVDFYAPWCGHCKRLAPELDEAAPMLAGLSEPIVVAKVNADKYRKLGSKYGVDGFPTLMLFIHGVPIEYTGSRKADQLVRNLKKFVAPDVSILESDSAIKNFVENAGTSFPMFLGFGVNDSLIAEYGRKYKKRAWFAVAKDFSEDVMVAYEFDKVPALVAIHPKYKEQSLFYGPFEENFLEDFVRQSLLPLVVPINTETIKMLNDDQRKVVLTILEDDSDENSTQLVKILRSAASANRDLVFGYVGIKQWDEFVETFDVSKSSQLPKLLVWDRNEEYELVDGSERLEEGTDQASQISQFLEGYRAGRTTKKKISGPSFMGFLNSLVSLTSLYILIFVIALLFVMVYFAGQDDTPQPRRIHEE; this is encoded by the exons ATGGCGGCTAGagtcctgccgccgccgccgctccctctCGTACTCCTCTTGCTGCTGCTCCCGCTCTCAGCCCGGGACACCGTCGCCGCGGGCGAGGATTTCCCACGCGACGGGCGGGTGATCGACCTCGACGAGAGCAACTTCGAGGCGGCGCTGGGCGTCATCGACTTCCTCTTCGTCGATTTCTACGCGCCATGGTGCGGCCACTGCAAGCGCCTTGCGCCCGAG TTAGATGAAGCTGCACCAATGTTGGCAGGGTTGAGTGAGCCCATTGTTGTTGCCAAAGTTAATGCTGATAAATACAGGAAACttggatcaaaatatggagttga TGGGTTCCCTACCCTCATGCTTTTTATCCACGGTGTTCCAATTGAATACACTGGTTCGAGGAAGGCTGATCAGCTTGTCCGCAATCTGAAGAAGTTTGTTGCGCCAGATGTTTCTATCCTTGAGTCAGACTCTGCGATAAAGAACTTTGTTGAGAATGCTGGTACAAGCTTTCCTATGTTCCTTGGTTTTGGGGTGAATGACTCATTGATTGCTGAATATGGAAGGAAATACAAGAAAAGAGCATGGTTTGCTGTTGCTAAAGATTTCTCTGAGGACGTCATGGTAGCCTATGAATTTGACAAGGTTCCGGCGCTAGTTGCAATCCATCCAAAGTATAAGGAACAAAGCTTGTTCTATGGCCCATTTGAAG AAAATTTCTTGGAAGATTTTGTACGACAATCCCTTCTCCCTTTGGTTGTCCCAATCAATACAGAGACGATAAAAATGTTGAATGATGATCAGAGGAAAGTTGTTCTCACAATTTTGGAGGATGATTCAGATGAAAATTCTACACAGCTGGTAAAGATTTTGAGATCTGCTGCTAGCGCAAACCGTGATTTGGTGTTTGGATATGTTGGAATCAAGCAATGGGATGAGTTTGTGGAGACTTTTGATGTTTCCAAAAGCTCACAGCTGCCAAAGCTACTTGTGTGGGATAGAAATGAGGAGTATGAGCTC GTGGATGGTTCAGAGAGATTAGAAGAAGGTACTGACCAAGCATCTCAAATAAGCCAATTTCTTGAGGGATACAGAGCAGGAAGAACAACAAAGAAGAAAATTAGCGGCCCTTCTTTCATGGGTTTCCTGAATTCTCTGGTCAGCTTGACCTCGCTGTACATCCTTATATTCGTCATTGCCCTTCTGTTTGTCATGGTGTACTTTGCTGGGCAAGATGATACTCCACAGCCAAGACGAATTCATGAAGAGTGA